One Helianthus annuus cultivar XRQ/B chromosome 12, HanXRQr2.0-SUNRISE, whole genome shotgun sequence genomic region harbors:
- the LOC110895299 gene encoding E3 ubiquitin-protein ligase KEG isoform X4: MFSKGTGGSRFTGFFHPALVLQRLSWRRGNAELLEAILSYPEVNVDVLDKDGDPPLVFALAAGSQECVRALLSRYANVRSRLRDGFGPSVAHVCAYHGHPDCMRELLLAGADPNTIDDEGESVLHRAVTKKYTECALVILEHGGCKSMGILNSKNLTPLHLCVTTWNVAIVKRWIEVASSEEISETIDVPSRIFRILSCGKSASVEWYGPSNICASVIRDHTSSVFRVQVRG, encoded by the exons ATGTTCTCCAAG GGTACTGGAGGAAGCCGGTTCACTGGATTCTTTCATCCCGCTCTGGTCTTGCAGAGACTGAGTTGGAG GCGGGGCAATGCTGAACTTCTTGAGGCTATTTTAAGTTATCCAGAGGTCAACGTTGATGTTCTTGATAAAGATGGGGACCCGCCACTTGTCTTCGCGCTTGCAGCTGGATCCCAAGAGTGCGTTCGGGCCCTTCTTAGTAGATATGCTAATGTCAGATCTAGGCTGAGGGACGGGTTTGGCCCGTCTGTTGCTCATGTCTGTGCATATCATGGCCACCCCGATTGCATGCGC GAATTGCTATTGGCTGGTGCCGATCCAAACACAATTGATGATGAAGGTGAATCTGTACTGCATAGAGCCGTGACAAAAAAGTATACAGAATGTGCTCTTGTTATATTAGAACATGGGGGCTGTAAATCTATGGGTATCTTAAACTCGAAGAATCTAAC GCCTCTACACTTATGTGTCACAACATGGAATGTAGCCATTGTGAAAAGATGGATTGAAGTTGCATCTTCTGAAGAAATTTCTGAAACGATAGATGTACCTTCTAGAATCTTCCGGATTCTCTCGTGTGGCAAGTCTGCCAGCGTGGAGTGGTATGGTCCCTCTAACATATGTGCATCTGTGATTCGGGATCATACCTCTTCAGTCTTCAGGGTTCAAGTGAGAGGTTAG
- the LOC110895299 gene encoding E3 ubiquitin-protein ligase KEG isoform X2, with translation MFSKGTGGSRFTGFFHPALVLQRLSWSELLARASSKNDGNSFRSLLEAKNADGQTALHLACRRGNAELLEAILSYPEVNVDVLDKDGDPPLVFALAAGSQECVRALLSRYANVRSRLRDGFGPSVAHVCAYHGHPDCMRELLLAGADPNTIDDEGESVLHRAVTKKYTECALVILEHGGCKSMGILNSKNLTPLHLCVTTWNVAIVKRWIEVASSEEISETIDVPSRIFRILSCGKSASVEWYGPSNICASVIRDHTSSVFRVQVRG, from the exons ATGTTCTCCAAG GGTACTGGAGGAAGCCGGTTCACTGGATTCTTTCATCCCGCTCTGGTCTTGCAGAGACTGAGTTGGAG TGAGCTGTTAGCAAGGGCCTCATCAAAAAACGATGGCAACTCATTTCGTTCTCTGCTTGAAGCAAAAAATGCTGATGGTCAAACTGCTCTTCATCTGGCATGCAGGCGGGGCAATGCTGAACTTCTTGAGGCTATTTTAAGTTATCCAGAGGTCAACGTTGATGTTCTTGATAAAGATGGGGACCCGCCACTTGTCTTCGCGCTTGCAGCTGGATCCCAAGAGTGCGTTCGGGCCCTTCTTAGTAGATATGCTAATGTCAGATCTAGGCTGAGGGACGGGTTTGGCCCGTCTGTTGCTCATGTCTGTGCATATCATGGCCACCCCGATTGCATGCGC GAATTGCTATTGGCTGGTGCCGATCCAAACACAATTGATGATGAAGGTGAATCTGTACTGCATAGAGCCGTGACAAAAAAGTATACAGAATGTGCTCTTGTTATATTAGAACATGGGGGCTGTAAATCTATGGGTATCTTAAACTCGAAGAATCTAAC GCCTCTACACTTATGTGTCACAACATGGAATGTAGCCATTGTGAAAAGATGGATTGAAGTTGCATCTTCTGAAGAAATTTCTGAAACGATAGATGTACCTTCTAGAATCTTCCGGATTCTCTCGTGTGGCAAGTCTGCCAGCGTGGAGTGGTATGGTCCCTCTAACATATGTGCATCTGTGATTCGGGATCATACCTCTTCAGTCTTCAGGGTTCAAGTGAGAGGTTAG
- the LOC110895299 gene encoding E3 ubiquitin-protein ligase KEG isoform X3, which translates to MFSKCLGKWFSKGTGGSRFTGFFHPALVLQRLSWRRGNAELLEAILSYPEVNVDVLDKDGDPPLVFALAAGSQECVRALLSRYANVRSRLRDGFGPSVAHVCAYHGHPDCMRELLLAGADPNTIDDEGESVLHRAVTKKYTECALVILEHGGCKSMGILNSKNLTPLHLCVTTWNVAIVKRWIEVASSEEISETIDVPSRIFRILSCGKSASVEWYGPSNICASVIRDHTSSVFRVQVRG; encoded by the exons ATGTTCTCCAAG TGTTTGGGCAAATGGTTTTCAAAGGGTACTGGAGGAAGCCGGTTCACTGGATTCTTTCATCCCGCTCTGGTCTTGCAGAGACTGAGTTGGAG GCGGGGCAATGCTGAACTTCTTGAGGCTATTTTAAGTTATCCAGAGGTCAACGTTGATGTTCTTGATAAAGATGGGGACCCGCCACTTGTCTTCGCGCTTGCAGCTGGATCCCAAGAGTGCGTTCGGGCCCTTCTTAGTAGATATGCTAATGTCAGATCTAGGCTGAGGGACGGGTTTGGCCCGTCTGTTGCTCATGTCTGTGCATATCATGGCCACCCCGATTGCATGCGC GAATTGCTATTGGCTGGTGCCGATCCAAACACAATTGATGATGAAGGTGAATCTGTACTGCATAGAGCCGTGACAAAAAAGTATACAGAATGTGCTCTTGTTATATTAGAACATGGGGGCTGTAAATCTATGGGTATCTTAAACTCGAAGAATCTAAC GCCTCTACACTTATGTGTCACAACATGGAATGTAGCCATTGTGAAAAGATGGATTGAAGTTGCATCTTCTGAAGAAATTTCTGAAACGATAGATGTACCTTCTAGAATCTTCCGGATTCTCTCGTGTGGCAAGTCTGCCAGCGTGGAGTGGTATGGTCCCTCTAACATATGTGCATCTGTGATTCGGGATCATACCTCTTCAGTCTTCAGGGTTCAAGTGAGAGGTTAG
- the LOC110895299 gene encoding E3 ubiquitin-protein ligase KEG isoform X1 — MFSKCLGKWFSKGTGGSRFTGFFHPALVLQRLSWSELLARASSKNDGNSFRSLLEAKNADGQTALHLACRRGNAELLEAILSYPEVNVDVLDKDGDPPLVFALAAGSQECVRALLSRYANVRSRLRDGFGPSVAHVCAYHGHPDCMRELLLAGADPNTIDDEGESVLHRAVTKKYTECALVILEHGGCKSMGILNSKNLTPLHLCVTTWNVAIVKRWIEVASSEEISETIDVPSRIFRILSCGKSASVEWYGPSNICASVIRDHTSSVFRVQVRG, encoded by the exons ATGTTCTCCAAG TGTTTGGGCAAATGGTTTTCAAAGGGTACTGGAGGAAGCCGGTTCACTGGATTCTTTCATCCCGCTCTGGTCTTGCAGAGACTGAGTTGGAG TGAGCTGTTAGCAAGGGCCTCATCAAAAAACGATGGCAACTCATTTCGTTCTCTGCTTGAAGCAAAAAATGCTGATGGTCAAACTGCTCTTCATCTGGCATGCAGGCGGGGCAATGCTGAACTTCTTGAGGCTATTTTAAGTTATCCAGAGGTCAACGTTGATGTTCTTGATAAAGATGGGGACCCGCCACTTGTCTTCGCGCTTGCAGCTGGATCCCAAGAGTGCGTTCGGGCCCTTCTTAGTAGATATGCTAATGTCAGATCTAGGCTGAGGGACGGGTTTGGCCCGTCTGTTGCTCATGTCTGTGCATATCATGGCCACCCCGATTGCATGCGC GAATTGCTATTGGCTGGTGCCGATCCAAACACAATTGATGATGAAGGTGAATCTGTACTGCATAGAGCCGTGACAAAAAAGTATACAGAATGTGCTCTTGTTATATTAGAACATGGGGGCTGTAAATCTATGGGTATCTTAAACTCGAAGAATCTAAC GCCTCTACACTTATGTGTCACAACATGGAATGTAGCCATTGTGAAAAGATGGATTGAAGTTGCATCTTCTGAAGAAATTTCTGAAACGATAGATGTACCTTCTAGAATCTTCCGGATTCTCTCGTGTGGCAAGTCTGCCAGCGTGGAGTGGTATGGTCCCTCTAACATATGTGCATCTGTGATTCGGGATCATACCTCTTCAGTCTTCAGGGTTCAAGTGAGAGGTTAG